Below is a window of Edaphobacter dinghuensis DNA.
AGGAGCTCAGGTGGACGACCGCGACCTGGCCGTCGGTCAGCAGGCGGTCGCCGGTGGAGTTGTAAGCGTCAGTCGGCACCCATGGGCGCGGCACCATGTCGAGGCTGGTGACGCAGCCGGTAAACTTCAGGTCGTTGACGATCTTGGAGCGCTCATTGTCGATGTGCTCGTCGATGACGTGGATGAAGGTCTTCTGCTTGCGCGAGAAGGCGATGCCGATGTCTTGCGTGGATGAGGCGGTGAGGACCGTTTGATCGTCCCATTCGGCCGTGGTGGGAAAGACGCGCAGATGATGACGCGAGGCAAAGGTGTTGGTGGTTTTGCTGAGCGTGTAGATGGGTGCGCGCTCATCGAGCAGAAGCACAGACATCGGCGCTTGAGTATAGGTGTGGTTACCGCTGAGCGTCTTCAGCGTACGGAAGGTCGAACCGGCGTTCAGCTCATCGGAGGGCAGCCACCCGGCTGCCGCGAACGCACGATGCAGCGCCTCGGGCGAGCCAATGAAGACCAGATTGGTAAGGTCGGAGACCTTATTGCCCGCCTTGGTGCGGGTGCGGAAAGGGAGAGTTTTGACTAACGCCTGAAGATGTTCGCGCTGGGCAGTGGTAGTGGCTGACGGCAATACGGAGAAGGGGTAGGTCTGCGTGGTAATGACCGGCTTCACGTATTCGAGAATGAGTTCAGTACCGCCGTTGTAGAGAATCTCCGGCTCGGCAAAGCCGAGCACAGCACTGCCCGCTGCTGAGGCGAAGATATATGCGATGGGGTCGATGCCCGCGAAGGTGAGCACACCGTTTTCGGCGGAGTTGCCTGCCGTGCCGGTGGAACGGATACCTTGCACTCTGCCATTTGCGTTCACCTTCTCCTGCGCGTTTTCGACCTCGAAGGTGCGCGCGTCAATGGCAAGCGTGTGGCCGTCAGGAGTCGTGGCGCGGTTCCAGACGATAGTCAGCGCAGCGGTCTCGTGCTTGAATCCCCAGCCGACACCGTTGGCGTGCGTAACAGTGCCATCGATGGCGGAGCCTTCGGGCAAGAAGATGCTGCCGTCCACTACCAGCGGCTCGATGGAGACAGCGTGAACAATCATGCCCTCCTTCTCGACGCGGGAAGACAGAGGCTGCAACAGGCGGACAGAGAACTTTGTTCCAGCGGGAACTCCTGTCACCTTTTCGATCGAGGACTGTGGGATGGACAAATTTATCGAGCCGCTGATGATGTGCAGCGTGGTGCCGTCGGTGTGCCAGCGGCCCTTGTGGACGGTGCCGTCGTGATTGACGGTCATGGCGGTGCCGTTGGGGAAGACCTGCAGGTACTCGGGCGATGCGGCGGAGGTCTGTGGTGGAGTGTAGATGTCGTCGAGATTGGTGCCGAGCAGCGAGGCGACTTTGATTGTCTTTCTGCCCTCTGGAGTGGAACAGGTGAGCGTGTCGCCGGTGAACATCGGCGATGCTTCACCGGGTAAAACGCCGGGCATGGCGTCGGTGCTTCCGACCAGAGTAAGCGGCTGGCCAGTGGCTGGATCGGTGCCGCTGAGGGCAAAGGCCCATCCTTCACCGGCAAGCTTGGTCTCTTGCAGTGAGGCATAGTCGAAAGGAACTGCGCCGAGATTGCGGCGGCGGCCAGAGTCAAGATCGTAATAGCGCAGTAGGTAGTGCTTCTTTTCGACGACAAGGATGAGCGCACCCTGTCCATCCCGAACCGGCCACGCCTGCATGGCGTGCCTGGTGATGCTGCGCAGTTTGGCTTTGCTGCCGCTCACCGTCATCGTGGCCACGCCATCTTTGTGGCCATCCTTGCGGACGATGGTGATGGCGGTGACAGGGGATGTGGTATCGGCGGCTTTGGCGGAGATGGGCATCACGCCGAACAGAGCGAGGAGAAGCGCGGTCGTCCTAACGGCAGCAGCAGCAGAATTTCGCATAGGCATCGCTCAGGTCGATGATGCGGGGAGTGGGTTTGAGGATATCACCGGGTTGTGAGCCCTGTATTTCGCTTCCGGTCTTTGGCTTCTTTCAGAACGAAAGGCTAATCAGAGTCACTTCTGGACAGGTTCTAAGGACTGAGGCTTTGTCTCCGCCGAGTCGCCAGCCCAATAGCTGCTTCGCGCTGTAACGATAAGATCGGGATGATCCTTGAGCGTGACAGTGATGGCATGGAGACCGGACTGCGGCATCTGTGGCTGGAAGCTCAGGACATAGCGATTGGGAACGTGGTTGGAGATGGTCGCAAGTCCGCGTTCCAGATCGCGCTGGCTGTTGAAGTGGAAGTACTCTCCGCCGGTCAGCTTGGCCACCGTCTCAGGCGCATTCTTGTGCAGGCCGTTCATGCCGACGATCGCGGCCATCTTGGCCAGACGCAGCGGCGGCAGCAGCTCGGCGATGCAGTCATAGTATTGCGTCCCCTTCGACTCTTCCGGCTTGCCTTCGCTGCCGTCGTCTCTCACCGTGGGATCGGTCTTGGGGTCGTGCGAGAAGCAGCCGTGCTCGGGGCCAGGCGTCGGGTCGGAGAGCTTCGAGGCTTCGTGGCTGATGCCGCTGCGGGAAGAGGAGAAGGCGAGGCTATAGATGGCGGTGTTGGTGTCGCTGACGGCGCGCAGCGCATCCTCGATTCTTACCTTGCTGCCGTGGTCGACGGTCTCGCTGATGAGCAGAATCGCGCGGCGATATTGCGGAGGCTGCTTGCGCAGTAGATCGACTGAGTAATCGACGGCATCGAGGATGGCGGCACCGCTGTCACCGGCGGGTAGGTTCTGGAGAGCGTCCTCCATCAACGCCATATTCGAGGTGAAGCCCTGCAAGATCTCAGGCTCGCTGTCGAAGGTGACGACCGAGACGCGGCGAGGCACCTGACCCACAATCGACTCGATCATGGTGGCGAGGTTGCGGTACTTGTCGAACTGGCTGGCTCCGCCGCCGCCCGTCTCAATGGCTACGACCAGCGCCAGCGGCTGATCGCCGGTGTCCTCTTCGAGATGTACCTTTTGGTCGACATTGTTATCGGTGATAGTGAAGTCGTTGGCAGTAAGCGTGAAGACGAGGTCGCCCTTCTTCGTCTTTACCAGCGTCGGAACAAGCACCAGTGTGGATTGCGCACTGATGGTCGGAACCGGTGCTGCGGGAATGGGTGCGTTAACGGACGCATTCTGCGCGTAGAGCACCGCAACGGGGAGAAAGAGCAACGCGACGGCGGCACGGAGGTGCATGATGGCTACTATAACCGCCGCGAACGCTCCTCCAGAAATCAGGCCCGACGAGAGCGGAGCTGACTTGGGAGCGTGGAGCCGGTAAGGTAGAGCACACCGTAGCAGAGGACAGCCCAAAGAACGCCGCCGACGAGAAGCGCGATCAGGTCACCCAGGTAGGTCTGGATGTGAGAATGGGGCAGTGCGTGGAGCAGAAGAGTAATTCCGGCGAGGCTAGCCACTGCGGCAAGAAGAGCGCGCCCCAGTTCCAGGCGGTCCAGCCCGGCAAGCGAGACCATGCGGCGACGATGCAGTAATACAGCCAGTGTGACCGTGTGGACGAGAATGGCAAGGTTCGAGGCCCATGCCAGTCCAATGACACCGAAGCGCTGATGAAGCAGCCAGTAGCAGGGGATGGAGATAACGGTGATGATGGTTCCGGCGCGCATGGGCACAAAGGTCTCACCGGCAGCGAAGAAGGCGCGGGAGTAGATGGCCTGCGAGGCCCACAGGGCCAGCGAGATGGTGAAAATGGCGAAGTAGAGCGCGGTAAGCTCGGCATCGGCGCGGTTGAAGGAGCCTCCGCGTAAGACAAGATCAACGGCGGGGCGTGCGAGTGCGAACATGGCGGCGGAGAGCAGGATGGCTACCGAGAGAATGCGAGTCACGGCGCGGTTGACTGCCGAGGCATAGTCGCCGAAGAGTTTGCGGCTGTAGAGCGAGGCGAAGAAGGGCAGCGATGCGGCTCCGGCTGCCTGCCCGATGATGGCCATCGGCGCGGTGAAGAGACGCTTGGCGTACATCAGGCGTGTGATGTCGCCGGCGCTGTGCTTGGCGAACCACGTAAGGATGATGTTGTCCATGAAGACGACAGTGACGCCGAGCATCAGGGGCAGAGACATACGCACCCACGAGCGCAGGCCGGGGTTACTGAAGTCGAGGAGAGGACGGTAGTGCACACCGGCGCGGCGCGCGGCGTAGGCGTTGACGAGGAAGGGGCCAGCGAAGGCTCCGGCGAGTGCGCCCCATGCCAACGACGGGATGCCGATGGAATGCGAGAGAACTACGCCGCCGAAGATGATGCCGAGCGTGTAGATGAGCGGCGAGACCGCCTGATAGGTGAACTGTTTGCGAACCAGCGCGACAGCAGCGAGGACTCCGCCAGCAAAGAAAAAGAGTTGCCCTGGCAACAGGATGCGCGTCATGAAAGTGCAGAGCACAGCCTCGGAGGGGCTGTTGGGAAAGTAGAGATGAGTGTAGAGCGGCACAAAGAACTCGGCCAGCAAAATGGCTCCGCCAAGGACGAGCAGCATCGTGGTGAGAATAACGGAGAGCGCGCGATCGCCTTCTTCGTGTTGGTTGGCCTCGCGATAGCGACTAAGTATGGTGACGAAGCTGATGGAGGCTGCGCCGCCGATGAGTAGATAGTTGATCAGGTCGGGTAGCTGGAAGGCCACGTTGTAGGCGTCTGTGCCGGGGCCTGCGCCGAAGGTGTAGGCGATGTACTTGTCGCGTACGAGGCCGATAATGCGCGAGAGCAGCGCGAAGACAGAGAGCAGTACCGTCGCCGAGACCGCCGAGTGTTTGTGAGAAGGCCGAAGCCAGCCGAAGCGTTTGGCGGGAACGGGCGGAATGGGATTATCGGTGGCGGTCACTGTTTTCAAGGCTTATGTTGATTCTATCGGGCGGGCTTATGCTGGTGGGGTGGCGGGGCTGGTTCGCCTGCGATGCAAGGGGATGATGACGTGGAGAACTTTCGGCTCAAGGTGTTTCGGGCGGTCGCTGCGGAGATGAGCTTTCGCAAGGCGGCCGAGGTGTTGCATCTGAGCCAGCCAGCCGTCAGCCAGCAGGTTCGTTCGCTCGAAGAGGAGGCTGGGGCCCGTCTGTTCGACCGCGGCAACAGCGATGGGCATGGCAGCCAGATCTCCCTTACTGAAGCTGGCCGGGTGCTGCTCGAATACGCGACGGCGGCGGCAGAGACGATGGCCGAGGCGCAGCGCGCGCTCGCAGCCTTGAATGATGACGTGGCTGGTGAGCTACGGCTGGGTGCTTCGACGACGATTGCTCAGTACGTGCTGCCCAGAATCCTCGGAGCATTTCTGCGACAGTATCCGAACGTCCATCTCTCGGTGATGAGCGGAAACACCGAACGTATTGCCGAGGTGGTCGCCGAAGAACAAGTGATGCTTGGCCTCATCGAAGGGCCTGCGATGAGGCGCGACGTAAAGACGGAGCGGATGGTCGAGGATGAGATGGTGCTGATCGTCGCACCAGGACACGCATGGGCGCGAGCGGGAAAGATCGCCCCTGCGGAGTTGACGAAGACATCGATGCTACTGCGCGAACGTGGGTCGGGGTCGCGACGTGTGGTCGAACGGGCTCTAAAGAAAGCCGGGATTCCATTGCGGTCATTGCATGTGGCGATGGAACTGGATTCGACGGAGGCCATCATCTCGGGCGTAGAGGCGGAGCTTGGCGTGGGCTTCGTCTCGCGCTGCGCCATTGGCAAGGCCATGCGTCTGGGCACAGTTCGGACCGTGCCCGTGAAGGGACTGGAGATCGTGCGGGACTTTAGCTTCATCCATCTCGCCGGGGCTGAAGTTAGTGGCGCAGCAGCAGCGTTTCAGCGATTTGCAATGGGGACCGGCATAGCTCCGATTGGATGATTGGGGCAATAAGTAAAAATTATCGCCCATTCAAAAGTACGTCTCGACATAGGCTGTGGCCCAAGCCATGCTGGAAGACATGGTACGCAACCTCTTCTACATCGGCATTATCGTTTCGGCGAGCGGGTTGATCGGGCCGCCGTTTGCTCTCGCGGCAGGGTTGGTATTCGGGTTGACGACGGTGCACCACTTCCACGTCGAGAGCAGGCAGCTTTCTAAATTCCTGCTGCAGGCGGCGGTCGTCTGCCTTGGCTTCGGGATGAACCTGAAAGAGGTCGTCCATGCGGGCCGCTCTGGGTTTCTCTATACCGCTATCAGTATCACGTTCGTGCTCAGCCTCGGTGTACTTCTCGGCAAACTGCTGCGCGTCGAAAAGACACAGTCATTGTTGATCGCGGTCGGCACCGCAATCTGCGGCGGCAGCGCCATTGCTGCGATGGGCCCGGTGCTCGATGCAGGCGAAGAGGAGATGGGCGTCTCTCTGGGCACGGTGTTCGTACTCAACTCTGTGGCGCTGTTGCTCTTCCCTCTGATCGGCTGGAGCATGCATCTCACGCAGACGCAATTCGGCCTGTGGGCCGCGCTCGCGATTCATGACACCAGCTCAGTCGTTGGTGCCGGTGCGAAATACGGAGCTACGGCGTTGGCGGTTGGAACAACCGTCAAGCTGGCGCGGGCGCTGTGGATCGTCCCCTTGGCAATCGCCACGGCAACCCTGCGCAAGAGCAAGTCAAAGATCTACTGGCCGTGGTTCATCCTTTATTTCTGCGTAGCTGCGGTGCTGGCAAGCTATGTCCCGCGATATCTGCCACAGACCATGGGAATCTTTGCCGCGTTGAATCGACTTGGAAAATCGGCCTTGACCGTTGTGCTGTTTCTGATCGGCACAGGCATCACGCGCAACACGTTGAAGGAAGTCGGCGTAAGGCCGCTGATTCAGGGGGTAACACTGTGGATTGTGGTGGCGAGCATCTCGCTTTGGGCCATTCACGCGGGATGGATCGCGCTTTAGTCGGAGCCTTCGGAGTTCTGCGGAATGTCGAAGAGCTTCGGTGTGGCATGGCGTGAGTTGTTGCTATGTCGCGGCGCGCGGATGGGATGGACGGCAGCGCGAGTCACCGGCTTCGAGAGCAGAGCGTGCAGATCGCGAAGTTCCTTCTGCAGCTTGCGCAGTTGCTTCGATGGGGCAACCGGAGCGGCCGCATCCTCGATGCCAAGGCTGAGCTGCGGCTCCTTGTGGTGCAGCTCGGCCTTAAAAACCTGACGCGCACCGGGAATGGTATAGCCCTCGTCGTAGAGCAGGCTCTTGATGCGCAGTACCATCTCGACGTCGCGGCGGCGATAGAGTCGTTGTCCGGTGCCGCCCTTATGCGGTTTGAGGCTGGGGAACTCACCCTCCCAGAAGCGAAGGACGTAGGCAGGCAGGTCGCAGAGTTTAGAGACCTCGCCGATGCGGAAGTACAGCTTGTCCGGGATCTCAGACCCGGCTGGTGGAGGCGTTCTGCGAATTGGCTGGTGCTGCGCCATGCCAAAGCTCCCGGATAGCCGACACTTCCGGCTTCCTGTCAGTATAGGACAGCGAAGACGGGTTTGTGAGCAGAATTCCAGCGTTTTCTTCTTCGAAATTCCATGCTTCGCTATGCTGAATGGCGGGAACTAGTGGAGCGGAACAGGCGTATTGTTTGTTGTGCGAAGGAGATTTGGTATGCGTGTGACACAGATAGCAGCGGCAGCGGCAATGGTCGCAACAGTGCTGATGAGCGGATGCCGGGTTCAGACAAACAAACAAGATGGCAACGAGAACGTGAGAATCGCCACACCGTTCGGCGGCGTGCAGGTAAAGACGAACGATACGACGGTGCTGGAGGGTATGGGACTGCCGGGCTATCCCGGCGCGACGCTGGTGAAGAAGGACCACGACCACGGCGCGGCGGACGTGAACATGAACTTTGGAAATTTCCATCTGCGAGTCAAGGCCGCGAGCTACGAGACGCCCGACAGCTCCGACAAGGTCGAGGCGTTCTATCGCAAGGCACTCGGCGCGTATGGCGACGTCATCGAGTGCTCGAATGACAAGTCCGTAGGAGAGCCGACGCACACGACAGAGGGTTTAACTTGCGACAACGACACCCAGCACGTTGCCATCAACGACGACATCTCCCGCAAGCTGGAGCTGAAGGCCGGCTCGAAACAGCATCAGCATATTGTCGCGATTGATCCAAATGGCACAGGGACGAAGCTGGGGCTGGTGGTACTGGATCTTCCCGGACACTCCTCTGATGGCAAGGAGAGCGTGCAATAGGTTAGCTGAGGAGTTGGTACAGGATTCCCTGCTTAAGACCCAAACCTGGAGCATATGCCGAATAGCAAAGCTTGCCGCGTCCTATGGGCTGCGGTAGCTTCATAGATATGCGTGAATTTTGTCACCGCTGTGGCGGAGAGCTCTCGGGCGATGTCCTGTCGCCCTTCTGCCCCCATTGCGGCGCTCCCCAGATCTACCTGCTGGACTATGAGCAACCGGCAGAACCGGGGAAGAATACGACCGGCGCGGCACCTCCGCCTATGCCTCGTCAGATCGAGTGGAAGACGGCGATTCGCTGTGCCTTGCTGGTGGCCGGTATCGCCGCCGTGCTGACTCTGGTGGCAGCCCGGTTCGAGTCGATCTCGCCGCTGAGTTGGCTGTGGACGGTGAGCGGCTCGCTGATCACCCTTGCCCTCTACCAGAAGCGTCGCCCACAGGCAGGCATGGATGCAGGCATCGGCGCGCGGATCGGCGTCGTCGTCGGAGTGGTCCTGATCGGCAGCCTGGCGGTCGCCATGGCGGCTGGCGGGCTGATAGCGCGTTACCTGTTGCACAACATGGCCGGATTCGATGCCCAGTTGACCCAGCAGCTTCACCTGCAGGTTGAACATGCACTCGCTACCAATCCCGAGGCAAAATCAATGCAGGGCTATCTCTATTCGCCCGAGTTTCGCGCAGGAATGATGCTTGCCGGGTTCGGCCTGGTCTCGGGTATTCTGCTTGTACTTTCAACGGTTGGCGGCGCTGTGGGCGGCCTTCTGCGGACGCGGCACAAGGTTTCTGCGTAAAGGGACCATCGTGCGGTCTTCGCACATTTCCTGGCCCCTTCAATTGAAACTGGGCTGCTGATATCATCAAGCGCAATCGCTATGAGTGAAACCATCGATAACACGAAGCCCGATAGCAAACCCAAGATACGCGAGAAGGGCCGACTCATGTCGGCCTCCGAGATTGAACGGACGCTGGTGCGCCTCGCCCACGAGATCGTCGAAAAGCACGATGGCTGCGACAACCTCGGGCTGGTCGGCATCAAGCGGCGCGGCGTTCCCCTGGCCCAGCGGCTGGGCTCGCTGATCTCGAAGATCGAAAAATGTCCTGTCGACACCGGCATACTCGACATTAGCTTCTACCGCGACGACCTCTCGACCGATGGAGCTCGGCCAAAGGTCGCTCCCGGCGACATCGGTTTCGACGTGACTGGCCGCGACATCGTGCTGGTAGACGATGTTCTCTACACCGGGCGCACGATTCGTGCGGCGCTCGACGCTCTGTTCGACCACGGCCGTCCTCGTAGCGTGCAACTGTTGGCTCTGATCGACCGTGGCCACCGCGAGCTGCCCATTCAAGCGACCTTCGTGGGCCGCACCATCCCGACCTCGAAACGCGAAATCATCGAGGTGAAGCTCAAAGAGATCGACGAGCAGGAGCAGGTGCTGCTGGTCGAGTTGGTGGATTGATCGCATCGATGACGCAGGAATCGCAAGGCTCAAAGAAAATCTTTCACTACGCCCCCGGCTCGCTGTTGAGCGTGGCCGACCTCTCCGTGGCGGACGTCTCCGCCATATTGACAGTCACCACACGGCTTGAGCAGATGCCCCATGCCCAGCGCGTAGCTCTGCTGGCGGGCCGTCGCATCGCCCTTCTCTTCTACGAGTCGAGCACGCGAACACGTACCTCCTTCGAACTGGCGGCAAAGTCGCTCGGCGCAACCACTACCCTCGTCAGCGACAAGTCTTCGTCCATCGAAAAAGGCGAGAGCCTCAAGGACACCGGCCTCACCCTGCGTGCTCTCGGTGCCGAGTGCGTCATCCTCCGCCATCCATCGTCGGGCGCTCCGTTCGTGCTGGCGCGAGAGACAGGGCTGCCCGTTCTGAATGCGGGCGACGGCATGCACGAGCATCCATCGCAGGCGCTGCTCGATGCACGCACGATGCTGATGCGGCTCCCAGGCCGCAACGCCGCAAAGGCGAACGCGAAGAGCCTTGACGGCGTAACCGTCGTCATCACCGGAGACATTCTGCACAGTCGCGTAGCGCGGTCGAATGCACTGCTCCTGCCGCAACTCGGCGCAAAGGTTCTACTCTGTGGGCCGGAACAACTGCTGCCTGAAACGGCACTCGGCCTCGGCTCTGGCGTAGAGATTGTGCGCGACTTCGATGCGGCTCTGCGACGCTCGCAAGTAGCTATGATGCTGCGCATTCAAAAAGAGCGCCTGGCTGGACTTGAGCTTGACCTCGCTGACTACATTGCCCGCTACCAGTTGAATGGCGAGCGTCTCGCCGCACAAGCGCCCGACGCTCTGGTGATGCATCCCGGCCCCATGATTCGCGGGCTGGAGATTGCGGGTGATGTGGCCGACGGCCCCAACTCCGCAATCGAGCTGCAGGTGAGCAACGGACTCTCCGTACGCTCGGCCCTGCTGCTCCGTGCCCTGAACGCCGGTGGATTCGAGAGTGTAACTGTATGAGTGGCATATTGATTCTGAACGGCCGCGTGATCGATCCGGCAAACGGCCTCGACGAAGCCCGCGACCTTTTGCTTTGCGATGGAAAGATCGCCGCAATCGAAAAGCCCGGCAGTTTGAAAAACGCCGAAGTCGCAGAGACGATTGACGCCTCCGGCCTGGTGGTTGCGCCCGGGCTGGTTGATGTTCACGTCCACCTGCGCGAGCCGGGTCAGACCTACAAGGAGACCATCGCCACAGGAACAGCAGCGGCAGCAGCAGGCGGCTTCACCACCGTCGTCGCCATGCCTAACACGATTCCCGTGAATGACTCCGTAGCCGGGCTCGAATGGATGCTCGCACCCGAACGCGGCTCTGTTGTGAAACTCTTTGCCATGCCCGCCGCCACCATGGGCAGCATGGGAGCCACGCTGACTGATTTTGCTGCGCTGCACAAGGCCGGAGCCGTGGGCTTCACCGACGACGGCAAGCCCATCCTCGAAGACGCCATCATGCGCGAGGCGCTCGTTGCCGCCGCACGGTTGGGCGTGCCCGTCTCGCAGCACGCCGAAGACACGCATCTCACCGGTGGATGCAGCATGAACTACGGCACCGTAGCGTTTCGACTTGGCCTGCGCGGCATGACCGTCGAAGCCGAGTCGCGGATCGTAGAGCGCGACATTCGCCTGTTGCAGGAGATCGAAAATTCCGAAGGGCTGCGTCCTCATCTGCATGTGCAGCATGTCTCGACAGGCCGTGCTCTCGATGCCATTCGCGAGGCGAAGGCTCAGGGGCTGCACGTCACCTGCGAGGCCGCGCCGCATCACTTCACCCTCACCGACGAGGCCATCGGCGACTACGACACCAACGCCAAAATGAATCCTCCCCTGCGCGCCGAGGTCGATCGTCAAGCCGTCCTCGCCGGACTGGCCGATGGCACAGTCGACTGCATCGCCACTGACCACGCTCCGCACGCCGCACACGAGAAGGAGCAGGAGTTCGAACGCGCTCCCAACGGCATCACCGGTCTTGAGACCGCGCTGGGCCTGGCGTTGCGCGTTCTGCATCGGGGACAGGGCTTGTCGCTGAGCAAGATCCTCGCGCTCATGAGCGCCGCTCCCGCAGGAATCGTATCGCTCTCCGGCAGAGGCTCGCTCTCCGTCGGCAGCTTCGCCGATATAGTGATCTTCGACCCCGCAGCCTCGTGGAGCTTCGCCGCAAAGCAGTCGCGCTCGAAGTCGAAGAACACTCCCTTCGACGGCGCACCCATGCTCGGACGCGTTCACGCGACCATCAGTGAAGGCCGCATCGTCTTTCGTCAATAAACGTGGGCAGGCCAGCCGCGATATGCTGGAACCCCATGGACCCCATCACGCACCTGATGACCGGAGCCGTCCTCGCCCGCAGCGGCTTCAACCGCAAGGCCGCCTACGCTACGCTGGCCATGACGCTTGCCGCCGAGGCGCCTGACCTCGACACACTATGGTCCATCCGTGGTCCTATCGCCGCCTTCCAGCATCATCGCGGATGGACGCACACGTTCCTGGGCCTCCCTCTCGAAGCAGCCGTCGTCGTCGGTGCCGTCTATCTCTTCCATCGCTGGCGTCTTCGTCGCAATAAACCCACAAAGCAATCCGCTCCCGTGCGCTGGGGCCTGCTCTACGGCTTCGCACTCATCGCGTTATTCAGTCATCTGCTGCTCGACTGGACAAACAACTACGGCATTCGTCCCTTCTTCCCTTTTAATCCGCACTGGTATGCAGGCTCGCTAGTCTTCATCTTCGAACCCGTCATCTTTGCCCTTCTTCTGATCGCACTCATCGCCCCCGCTCTCTTCGGCCTCGTCAACAGCGAAGTAGGCGCACGCAAGCCGACGTTTCGCGGACGCGGCTGGGCCATCGCCGCGCTCAT
It encodes the following:
- a CDS encoding VWA domain-containing protein gives rise to the protein MHLRAAVALLFLPVAVLYAQNASVNAPIPAAPVPTISAQSTLVLVPTLVKTKKGDLVFTLTANDFTITDNNVDQKVHLEEDTGDQPLALVVAIETGGGGASQFDKYRNLATMIESIVGQVPRRVSVVTFDSEPEILQGFTSNMALMEDALQNLPAGDSGAAILDAVDYSVDLLRKQPPQYRRAILLISETVDHGSKVRIEDALRAVSDTNTAIYSLAFSSSRSGISHEASKLSDPTPGPEHGCFSHDPKTDPTVRDDGSEGKPEESKGTQYYDCIAELLPPLRLAKMAAIVGMNGLHKNAPETVAKLTGGEYFHFNSQRDLERGLATISNHVPNRYVLSFQPQMPQSGLHAITVTLKDHPDLIVTARSSYWAGDSAETKPQSLEPVQK
- a CDS encoding LssY C-terminal domain-containing protein, producing the protein MPMRNSAAAAVRTTALLLALFGVMPISAKAADTTSPVTAITIVRKDGHKDGVATMTVSGSKAKLRSITRHAMQAWPVRDGQGALILVVEKKHYLLRYYDLDSGRRRNLGAVPFDYASLQETKLAGEGWAFALSGTDPATGQPLTLVGSTDAMPGVLPGEASPMFTGDTLTCSTPEGRKTIKVASLLGTNLDDIYTPPQTSAASPEYLQVFPNGTAMTVNHDGTVHKGRWHTDGTTLHIISGSINLSIPQSSIEKVTGVPAGTKFSVRLLQPLSSRVEKEGMIVHAVSIEPLVVDGSIFLPEGSAIDGTVTHANGVGWGFKHETAALTIVWNRATTPDGHTLAIDARTFEVENAQEKVNANGRVQGIRSTGTAGNSAENGVLTFAGIDPIAYIFASAAGSAVLGFAEPEILYNGGTELILEYVKPVITTQTYPFSVLPSATTTAQREHLQALVKTLPFRTRTKAGNKVSDLTNLVFIGSPEALHRAFAAAGWLPSDELNAGSTFRTLKTLSGNHTYTQAPMSVLLLDERAPIYTLSKTTNTFASRHHLRVFPTTAEWDDQTVLTASSTQDIGIAFSRKQKTFIHVIDEHIDNERSKIVNDLKFTGCVTSLDMVPRPWVPTDAYNSTGDRLLTDGQVAVVHLSSCDNPRTTPEVVPPPPNRFQRSTRNTALTIRNSLYRGNLIYQGISGSFKVRDYLRSSSELPEDYGAWRKTDASGTQYQEAGAGPRLLQRTFRPHDRLATPDVPYQPAVNHKWDPPRYELALEGGYLHFRETDLSFVDTLLVSADPADPYFELDLYDQVNDGWTAGGTVTVNSWKYFSNEFSYFRQQGKYTLGIGVYVGDPNHPDDDEDSAFDSARVGLTTRQFEYNLLAHMRPPTSRWRPYVAVGPTFQLISLSDSPLKKPAGPFKLGLSNLGLIKAAFDFGRTAPLDGGGTFQFGLQYGGGIKYRISPRVMMRADYRETWSRNPDIIRNSYENFDIDFNDGNYTSDVFVVKPTAKFFQDRFTLGVAFTF
- the murJ gene encoding murein biosynthesis integral membrane protein MurJ, whose translation is MTATDNPIPPVPAKRFGWLRPSHKHSAVSATVLLSVFALLSRIIGLVRDKYIAYTFGAGPGTDAYNVAFQLPDLINYLLIGGAASISFVTILSRYREANQHEEGDRALSVILTTMLLVLGGAILLAEFFVPLYTHLYFPNSPSEAVLCTFMTRILLPGQLFFFAGGVLAAVALVRKQFTYQAVSPLIYTLGIIFGGVVLSHSIGIPSLAWGALAGAFAGPFLVNAYAARRAGVHYRPLLDFSNPGLRSWVRMSLPLMLGVTVVFMDNIILTWFAKHSAGDITRLMYAKRLFTAPMAIIGQAAGAASLPFFASLYSRKLFGDYASAVNRAVTRILSVAILLSAAMFALARPAVDLVLRGGSFNRADAELTALYFAIFTISLALWASQAIYSRAFFAAGETFVPMRAGTIITVISIPCYWLLHQRFGVIGLAWASNLAILVHTVTLAVLLHRRRMVSLAGLDRLELGRALLAAVASLAGITLLLHALPHSHIQTYLGDLIALLVGGVLWAVLCYGVLYLTGSTLPSQLRSRRA
- a CDS encoding MerR family transcriptional regulator; this encodes MAQHQPIRRTPPPAGSEIPDKLYFRIGEVSKLCDLPAYVLRFWEGEFPSLKPHKGGTGQRLYRRRDVEMVLRIKSLLYDEGYTIPGARQVFKAELHHKEPQLSLGIEDAAAPVAPSKQLRKLQKELRDLHALLSKPVTRAAVHPIRAPRHSNNSRHATPKLFDIPQNSEGSD
- a CDS encoding LysR family transcriptional regulator, with the translated sequence MENFRLKVFRAVAAEMSFRKAAEVLHLSQPAVSQQVRSLEEEAGARLFDRGNSDGHGSQISLTEAGRVLLEYATAAAETMAEAQRALAALNDDVAGELRLGASTTIAQYVLPRILGAFLRQYPNVHLSVMSGNTERIAEVVAEEQVMLGLIEGPAMRRDVKTERMVEDEMVLIVAPGHAWARAGKIAPAELTKTSMLLRERGSGSRRVVERALKKAGIPLRSLHVAMELDSTEAIISGVEAELGVGFVSRCAIGKAMRLGTVRTVPVKGLEIVRDFSFIHLAGAEVSGAAAAFQRFAMGTGIAPIG
- a CDS encoding zinc ribbon domain-containing protein, whose translation is MREFCHRCGGELSGDVLSPFCPHCGAPQIYLLDYEQPAEPGKNTTGAAPPPMPRQIEWKTAIRCALLVAGIAAVLTLVAARFESISPLSWLWTVSGSLITLALYQKRRPQAGMDAGIGARIGVVVGVVLIGSLAVAMAAGGLIARYLLHNMAGFDAQLTQQLHLQVEHALATNPEAKSMQGYLYSPEFRAGMMLAGFGLVSGILLVLSTVGGAVGGLLRTRHKVSA
- a CDS encoding YeiH family protein; this encodes MAQAMLEDMVRNLFYIGIIVSASGLIGPPFALAAGLVFGLTTVHHFHVESRQLSKFLLQAAVVCLGFGMNLKEVVHAGRSGFLYTAISITFVLSLGVLLGKLLRVEKTQSLLIAVGTAICGGSAIAAMGPVLDAGEEEMGVSLGTVFVLNSVALLLFPLIGWSMHLTQTQFGLWAALAIHDTSSVVGAGAKYGATALAVGTTVKLARALWIVPLAIATATLRKSKSKIYWPWFILYFCVAAVLASYVPRYLPQTMGIFAALNRLGKSALTVVLFLIGTGITRNTLKEVGVRPLIQGVTLWIVVASISLWAIHAGWIAL